The genomic interval TGTCCGACGAAAGATCCTCCGAGCACCTCCGGGAACCGGTATTCTGGACACTTATCTTTGCGCTCGCCGTCGGGCTGATGTTGCTCATAACGGGAAAGATTGCCGGATTTTATTGAGCCAATCGTTCCCGCTATTCGGTTCTCACCCCGTGACCGAATCGCTCACATGCGCGACGTTGTGGCGCATCGCGTTGCTCCAATTCGCCAATCATCCGACCAGCACAAGAGAGCTACCATGCGAAAAATCATCTTAGCGAGCGATGGATCCAATCATGCAGACGAAGCCGCTTGGTTTCTGTCGCATTTGGTGCACGACGAGCCGCTTGAGATCATTGTGTGCACCGTCCTGACTCGAAATCCGAACCTGAGAGACGACACGACGAGCGATGCGATCAACGATTTGAATCGACAGACCGAGCACGCAAGTCGGGCCTTTGATCGAGTCTCCGGCATGTTCACGGGGGCCAACGTCACGGTCCGTCAGCTTGTACGGGTCGGACGTCCGCAAGACGTGCTGATCGAAGTCGCCCGAAACCTACGCGCAGATCTCATCGTCGCCGGAGCCGTGGGACACTCACGTATCACCAGAATGCTGCTGGGCAGTACCAGTGACTATCTCGCCACGCATGCGGACTGCAGTGTTCTGATCGTGCGTCCGACCGGATTACGATCGGGTGATCGTCCATTACGCATTGCCGTGGGATACGACGAGACCGGCCCTGCGCAAGCCGCTGTGGAAGAACTGGCTGATTTTCGTTGGGGAGCAAACACCACCGTGAATCTGTTGACAGCGGTACCACTTCATGCCGATGCGAGCTTCCTGCCGGTCGATGGACAAACGCATACCGAACGGGTGAAGGAGGCAATCGAATCGGTCAGGGAACAGATTCGTTGTGTGGCACCGAACACCAATGGATACCTGCTAGAGAACAATCACGTCGGCGATGCCCTGGTAAACTTCGCCGAAGTCCATCAGTGCGACCTCGTCGTCGTCGGTGAAACACAGCGG from Stieleria varia carries:
- a CDS encoding universal stress protein, which translates into the protein MRKIILASDGSNHADEAAWFLSHLVHDEPLEIIVCTVLTRNPNLRDDTTSDAINDLNRQTEHASRAFDRVSGMFTGANVTVRQLVRVGRPQDVLIEVARNLRADLIVAGAVGHSRITRMLLGSTSDYLATHADCSVLIVRPTGLRSGDRPLRIAVGYDETGPAQAAVEELADFRWGANTTVNLLTAVPLHADASFLPVDGQTHTERVKEAIESVREQIRCVAPNTNGYLLENNHVGDALVNFAEVHQCDLVVVGETQRSTLGRFLMGSVSRFVLRHAPCSVWITRNRMLHGIKKTESHSESTHR